A genomic stretch from Hymenobacter psoromatis includes:
- a CDS encoding Tat pathway signal protein, which produces MNRRLFVRDAGLLAAGSCLALPPLLAATVPAFPVVRPAAGQRRFRSRAVENAIAEFQRNVKDPELGWLFGNCFPNTLDTTVTYAERQDRPDTYVITGDINAMWLRDSSAQVWPYLQLVAQDAALRQLVAGVINRQAQCILKDPYANAFYNDPTKVSEWKADHTAMQPGIHERKWEVDSLCYPIRLAYHYWKTTGDTQPFDADWRRAIALIVKTFREQQRTTSPGPYHFQRETLTSADTQPLAGYGYPVRPCGLIASAFRPSDDATLLPFLVPSNFFAVASLRQAALMLYDIYHEQAGYDELMAFADEIAVALRQHAVVTHPEFGQVYAYEVDGFGGHILMDDANVPSLLALPYLGAIPLNEPIYQNTRRLVLSAANPFFFKGSAAEGIGGPHVGLDMIWPIAITMRGLTSTDDAEIKACIQTLKTTHAGTGYMHESFNKDDPAKFTRAWFAWANTLFGEFLWKTYRERPELLG; this is translated from the coding sequence ATGAATCGTCGCCTGTTTGTGCGGGATGCGGGCCTGTTGGCCGCTGGCTCCTGCCTCGCCCTACCCCCCTTGCTCGCGGCCACGGTGCCGGCCTTTCCGGTGGTGCGGCCGGCGGCGGGCCAGCGCCGCTTCCGCAGCCGGGCGGTCGAAAACGCCATCGCCGAGTTTCAACGGAATGTGAAAGACCCGGAGCTGGGCTGGCTATTTGGCAACTGCTTTCCGAACACCCTGGACACGACCGTGACTTACGCCGAGCGCCAGGACCGGCCCGATACCTACGTCATCACCGGCGACATCAACGCCATGTGGCTGCGCGATTCCTCAGCCCAGGTGTGGCCTTATCTCCAGCTCGTGGCCCAGGACGCGGCCCTGCGCCAGTTGGTGGCGGGCGTGATTAACCGCCAGGCGCAGTGCATTTTGAAGGACCCCTACGCCAACGCGTTTTACAACGACCCGACCAAAGTAAGCGAGTGGAAAGCGGACCACACCGCCATGCAGCCCGGCATTCACGAGCGCAAGTGGGAGGTTGATTCGCTCTGCTACCCCATCCGGCTGGCGTATCACTACTGGAAAACGACCGGCGACACGCAGCCCTTCGACGCCGACTGGCGTCGGGCTATCGCGCTGATTGTAAAAACCTTCCGCGAGCAGCAGCGCACGACCAGCCCCGGCCCTTACCACTTCCAGCGCGAAACGCTGACCTCGGCCGACACCCAGCCGCTGGCCGGCTACGGCTACCCGGTGCGGCCCTGCGGGCTCATTGCCTCGGCTTTCCGGCCCAGCGACGACGCCACGCTGCTGCCTTTTCTGGTGCCCAGCAACTTCTTCGCCGTGGCCAGCCTGCGCCAGGCCGCGCTCATGCTCTACGACATCTACCACGAGCAGGCCGGCTACGACGAGCTGATGGCCTTCGCCGATGAAATCGCGGTGGCCCTGCGCCAGCACGCCGTGGTGACGCACCCCGAGTTTGGGCAAGTGTATGCCTATGAGGTCGATGGCTTCGGCGGCCACATTCTGATGGACGATGCCAACGTGCCCAGCCTGCTAGCCCTCCCCTACCTCGGGGCCATTCCCCTCAACGAGCCCATTTACCAAAACACGCGCCGGCTGGTGCTATCGGCTGCTAACCCGTTCTTTTTCAAGGGCTCAGCGGCCGAAGGCATCGGCGGGCCGCACGTGGGCCTGGACATGATTTGGCCCATCGCCATTACCATGCGCGGCCTCACCAGCACCGACGACGCGGAGATAAAAGCCTGCATCCAAACCCTCAAAACCACCCACGCCGGTACCGGCTATATGCACGAGTCGTTCAACAAAGACGACCCGGCCAAGTTCACCCGCGCCTGGTTTGCCTGGGCTAACACGCTCTTCGGTGAGTTTTTGTGGAAGACCTACCGGGAGCGACCAGAGCTGCTGGGGTAG
- a CDS encoding DNA-binding protein has protein sequence MSTELPTPPAEPYAIEQELRRVQAMLKLEQQEDLEQFKLKNAKATVQERQKRGLTWYPVTITKEDVGFGGKVVIELERPAGQQGLHLFQVGKNAALFGNIPGRSATDRPTLSGVITSVRRNKLLLATTKEDLPDWVHEGGKLGIDLTFDEVSYREMDYALGKVMGAYGDRLADLRDILLGAKPARFRAEKADDIFYPSPLNDSQLAAIRHVMAAQDVAIIHGPPGTGKTTTLVQAILETIRRERRVLVCAPSNTAVDLLTEKLAERGVNVIRMGNPSRVSDLLLEHTLDAQVMAHKRYGELRSMRQTAEQYREEASKHTRQFGWEEREQRRLLKEEARALHQEADGLERYITEDLLEQVQVITCTLVGASNRNIRHLTYETVFIDEAAQALEPGCWIPIAKAGRVVLAGDHQQLPPTVKSEKAAKEGLRETLFEKCITRQPAASRMLTVQYRMHEQIMQFSSEQFYEGRLVAAPTVAHSGLDAYDIRFAPDLPVEFLDTAGFGFEEITIPESRSTANPEEADLLLRRLAQLLEPYDAPDHEADPLSIGVIAPYRAQINYLKDAVEENDELSGLMLHRQLSVGTVDSFQGQERDIIAISLTRSNSHGEIGFLSDIRRMNVGMTRARKKLLLVGDSSTLGSHPFYKAFLAYVEGVGGYRTAWELQ, from the coding sequence TTGTCAACTGAACTCCCTACCCCCCCCGCCGAGCCTTACGCCATCGAGCAGGAATTGCGCCGCGTGCAGGCCATGCTTAAGCTGGAGCAACAAGAAGATTTAGAGCAGTTTAAGCTTAAAAATGCTAAGGCCACTGTGCAGGAGCGCCAAAAGCGCGGGCTGACCTGGTACCCGGTCACGATTACCAAAGAGGACGTGGGCTTCGGCGGCAAGGTGGTGATTGAGCTGGAGCGGCCGGCCGGGCAGCAGGGGCTGCACTTGTTTCAGGTGGGCAAAAACGCGGCGCTGTTTGGCAACATTCCGGGGCGCTCGGCTACCGACCGGCCGACCCTTAGTGGCGTCATTACCAGCGTGCGGCGCAATAAACTGCTGCTGGCCACCACCAAGGAAGACCTGCCCGACTGGGTGCACGAGGGTGGTAAGCTGGGCATCGACCTCACCTTCGATGAGGTGAGCTACCGCGAGATGGACTACGCGCTGGGCAAGGTGATGGGCGCTTACGGCGACCGCCTGGCCGACCTGCGCGACATCTTGCTCGGGGCCAAGCCCGCCCGCTTCCGAGCCGAAAAGGCCGACGATATTTTCTACCCCAGCCCACTCAACGACTCGCAGCTGGCGGCCATCCGGCACGTGATGGCGGCGCAGGATGTGGCCATTATTCACGGGCCGCCCGGCACCGGCAAGACGACCACGTTGGTGCAGGCCATTCTGGAAACCATCCGGCGCGAGCGGCGCGTACTGGTGTGCGCGCCCTCCAACACGGCCGTGGACCTGCTGACCGAAAAGCTGGCCGAGCGCGGCGTCAACGTCATTCGGATGGGTAACCCCTCGCGGGTGTCGGACCTGCTGCTGGAGCATACGCTCGATGCCCAGGTCATGGCCCACAAGCGCTACGGCGAGTTGCGCTCGATGCGCCAGACGGCCGAGCAGTACCGCGAAGAAGCCAGCAAGCACACCCGGCAGTTTGGCTGGGAAGAGCGCGAACAGCGCCGCCTGCTGAAGGAAGAAGCCCGCGCCCTGCACCAGGAAGCTGATGGCCTGGAGCGCTACATCACGGAAGACTTACTCGAACAGGTTCAGGTGATTACCTGCACGCTGGTGGGTGCCAGCAACCGCAATATTCGGCACCTCACCTACGAAACGGTATTTATCGACGAGGCCGCCCAGGCCCTGGAGCCAGGCTGCTGGATACCCATCGCCAAGGCGGGCCGCGTGGTGCTGGCCGGCGACCACCAGCAGCTGCCGCCCACCGTGAAGAGCGAAAAAGCCGCCAAGGAAGGCCTGCGCGAAACGCTGTTCGAGAAGTGCATAACGCGCCAGCCCGCAGCCAGCCGCATGTTGACCGTGCAGTACCGGATGCACGAGCAGATTATGCAGTTCAGTTCCGAGCAGTTTTACGAGGGTAGGCTGGTGGCCGCGCCCACCGTGGCCCACAGCGGCCTCGATGCCTACGACATTCGCTTCGCACCCGACCTGCCAGTGGAGTTTCTGGACACGGCCGGCTTTGGCTTTGAAGAGATTACCATCCCCGAGAGCCGTTCCACGGCTAATCCCGAGGAGGCTGACCTGCTGCTGCGCCGCCTGGCCCAATTGCTGGAACCCTACGACGCACCCGACCACGAAGCCGACCCGCTTAGCATCGGCGTTATTGCGCCCTACCGCGCCCAAATCAACTATTTGAAGGACGCGGTGGAGGAAAATGACGAGCTGAGCGGACTCATGCTGCACCGCCAACTGAGCGTGGGCACCGTTGATTCATTCCAGGGGCAGGAGCGCGATATTATCGCTATCTCCTTGACGCGCAGCAACTCGCACGGCGAAATCGGCTTCTTATCCGACATTCGGCGCATGAACGTGGGCATGACGCGGGCGCGCAAAAAGCTGCTGCTCGTGGGCGACTCGTCCACGCTGGGCTCGCATCCTTTTTACAAGGCCTTTCTGGCGTATGTGGAGGGGGTAGGCGGCTACCGCACGGCCTGGGAATTGCAGTAA
- a CDS encoding addiction module toxin RelE, translating to MRIISKAPLRSFWERYPAAALPLQAWYKETTAATWATPNDVKAQHRNASIIPSSRLVFNIKGNDFRLIVAINYAAAIVYIRFIGTHADYDKLDVATI from the coding sequence ATGCGCATTATTAGCAAAGCCCCTCTTCGGAGTTTTTGGGAACGCTACCCGGCAGCCGCCCTACCGCTGCAAGCCTGGTACAAGGAGACAACCGCCGCCACCTGGGCCACGCCCAACGATGTAAAAGCCCAGCACCGTAACGCCAGCATTATCCCCAGTAGCCGTCTGGTTTTCAACATCAAAGGCAATGACTTTCGGCTGATTGTAGCGATAAACTACGCGGCGGCCATCGTCTATATCCGCTTCATTGGCACGCACGCCGACTACGATAAACTTGACGTCGCCACGATATGA
- a CDS encoding hexulose-6-phosphate synthase — protein sequence MAQLDKLKVRICAKPKNFTWDELVKLLTAYGFEALTKGRTAGSRRQFYNPATQVAISLHKPHPGNILKEYQLKEIITLLGIR from the coding sequence ATGGCTCAGCTCGACAAGCTCAAAGTGCGCATTTGTGCGAAGCCTAAGAATTTCACCTGGGATGAGCTGGTGAAGTTGCTGACCGCTTACGGTTTTGAGGCCCTGACCAAGGGTAGGACGGCCGGTAGTCGGCGGCAGTTTTATAATCCGGCCACGCAGGTGGCTATTAGCTTGCACAAGCCGCACCCTGGTAACATTCTCAAGGAATACCAGCTCAAGGAAATCATCACCCTATTAGGTATTCGCTAA